CGCCGAGGGTGACGGCGATCTCCTTGCCCAGGCGATCACCAACCTGATCGAGAACGCGACGCGCCATACCCCGGCGGGGAGCCGCATCACCGTGCGCCTTCTTCGCCCGGAGCAGGCTGCGTCGGGACCGGTCGTGGTGGTCGAGGACGATGGCCCCGGCGTGCCCGAGGATCAGCGCGAGCGGGTCTTGCAGCGGTTTGTCCGTCTCGATGCCAGCCGTTCGACGCCCGGTTCGGGCCTCGGCCTTGCGCTGGTGGCGGCGATCGTGCGCCTTCACGGGGGCGACTTGCGGCTTGAGGACGGGGATGAAGGAACGGGCACAAAAATGGGCAGGGGGCTGAGGGTCGTGATCCGTCTGGCAGGGCGGGGGCTGGCCTGAAGCCCTGCGGAAAACCGGTATCCGCGCCTTTTCCGGGATGGGCCCGTTGCGCACCGGCTGGCGATGGGCTTAACGGGGCGGCCCTTTCTTGTGCAATCGAGTGGAGTTGTCCCTTGCGTATCCATCTTGTCGATGCTGGCGGAACGATCACGTCGGTGGTGGGCGCCGGGGGCGCTCTGGCGGGTGCGGGGGACGCAGACGGGAATGGGGCCGGAGAGGCCTTGCGCGCGCTCCTGCCCGCAGGGGCGCCGCCGTTCTCGGTCGAGAAAGTCTATGCCGGGTTGAGCGAGGCGATGGGCTTTGCCGACTTCGCCCGCGTGGCCGAGGCGATTGGCCGGGCCTGCCGCGATCCCGAAGTGGCCGGGGTGGTCGTGGCCCATGGCACGGATACGATGGAGGAAGCGGCCTATTACGCCGATCTGCTCCATGATCGCAGCAAGCCGGTCGTTTTCACCGGAGCCCAGCGGGCCGCCCATGCTCCCGATTTCGACGGCACGGCCAATCTGGGCGATGCACTGGCGCTGGCGGGATTTGCCCAGGCGCGCGACCATGGCGTGCTGATCGTTTTTGGCGGGCTGATCCTTCCTGCGGCGCAGGCCACGAAAGTCCATCTGGCCCAAACGCAGGGCTTTGCCGCGCGCGATGGCAATGCCGGGCGGATCGAGGGGCGCGCGATCACCTTGCCCCGGCCCGGTGTGTGTCCCGGCGCGCGTGTGGGGCCTCTGGCACGCGGCCCGCTGGGCGAGCGCGTGGCGCTGATCACCCTGTCGGCGGGCATGTCGGGCAAGCTGATCGATGCCGCCGTGGCGGCAGGCTACGAGGGGATCGTGCTGGCCGGGCTGGGCTCGGGCAATGCGCCCGATGCCGTGGTCGAGGCGGTCGGTCGGGCGCTTGGCGCAGGGGTTGCCGTGGCGCTGGGCACGCGGTGTCTGGCGGGCAGTGTCGACGGGGTCTATTCGAGCGGCCATGCCCTCGTGGCCGCAGGCGCGCTGCCGCTGCGCGAATTGCCTGCCCCCCAGGCCCGCATCCTGCTGGCTGCGGGTCTGGAGAACGGGATCACGCCGCTTTCAGCGCTGTTTGCCTAGGCGATCTTCTCGTGTGTTGCGCGTTCAGCGGTTGATGAATGCCTGCATGGTCGCAGGGTAGCGGTCGCCGACGGTTTCGATCCCTGCAAGGGCGGTGCGGATGCGGTCGAGGTCGCCGGTGGTCAGTTCGACCGCGACCGCGCCCAGATTTTCTTCGAGGCGGTGGAGCTTGGTGGTGCCGGGGATCGGCACGATCCACGGACGCTGGGCCAGCAGCCAGGCCAGCGCGATCTGGGCCGGGGTGGCGCCCTTTTCCGCGGCGATCAGG
The genomic region above belongs to Novosphingobium sp. IK01 and contains:
- a CDS encoding asparaginase codes for the protein MRIHLVDAGGTITSVVGAGGALAGAGDADGNGAGEALRALLPAGAPPFSVEKVYAGLSEAMGFADFARVAEAIGRACRDPEVAGVVVAHGTDTMEEAAYYADLLHDRSKPVVFTGAQRAAHAPDFDGTANLGDALALAGFAQARDHGVLIVFGGLILPAAQATKVHLAQTQGFAARDGNAGRIEGRAITLPRPGVCPGARVGPLARGPLGERVALITLSAGMSGKLIDAAVAAGYEGIVLAGLGSGNAPDAVVEAVGRALGAGVAVALGTRCLAGSVDGVYSSGHALVAAGALPLRELPAPQARILLAAGLENGITPLSALFA